The nucleotide window GCGCTTCGGCCTGATGATGCAGCCCGGGAGCCAGGGCACGCGCTTCTCCGAGGACTACGTGCGGGAGTACGTGAGCGTGGTCATGCACGGCTTCCGCCAAGACGCGCGCATCTGGGAGCACAAGCGCTGGCGCGACAAGCCCACGCTGTGCGACGGCGATGGGCCCATCATGCAGCTGCGTGCGTGGTACGCGCAGTACTTCGACTGAGCGTGCGGGGGTGGGCACCTCGGCTCACGCCAGCGGGTACTTGCGCAGGTAGTAGCGGAGCTGGTGGTAGGCCAGCCCCAGGGCTCGCGCGGCCTCGGCGCCGTTTCCGTGCGCAGCCGTCATGGCCTCGTGGATGAGCGCTCGCTCGAGTTCCTCGACGCGCTGGCGGAAGCTCCCTGCGGTGGTGCTGCGTGGCGGGCCCAGCTCGCCGATGTCTTCGGCGGTGAGGGCGTGCGTGGTGTCCCGATACACCGCGCGCTCGATGACCGTGCGCAGCTCGCGCACGTTTCCGGGGAAGGCGTAGTGGCGCAGCGCCTCGAGTCCATCCTCGGTGAGCACCTTGCCGTGGAAGGCGGGCACCTCGCTCATGAAGCGCTCGAAGAAGTGCCGCGCCAGCACGTCGATGTCGCCCGGCCGCTCGCGCAGCGGGGGCACGTGGATCACCTCGAACGCCAGGCGGTCGTAGAGGTCCGGCAAGAACGTCCCATCGCCCATGCGCGCGCGCAGGTCGGCGTTGGTGGCCGCCACCACCCGCACGCTCACGCTGCGCTCGGCTTGGCCGCCCACGCGCAGGAAGGTCCCGTACTCGACCGCGCGCAGGATCTTGCGCTGGAAGGGCAGGGACATGTGCCCGATCTCGTCCAGGAACAGCGTGCCCTGGTTGGCCAGCTCGAACTTGCCCAGGCTGGGCTTGTGCGCGCCGGTGAATGCGCCGCGCTCGTGTCCGAAGAGCTCCGCCTCGAGCAGCTCGTCCGTGAAGCAGGCGCAGTTCACGGCCACGAAGGGGCCAGAGCGCCCAGAGGCGTCGTGCAGCGCCTTGGCGACCAGTTCCTTGCCGGTGCCGCGCTCACCCAGCACCAGCACCGGGCGCGGGATGGGCGCCACCTTCGCGATGCGCGCCACCATGGCCAGCACGGGTGGCGACTCGCCCACGATGGCGAAGCGGCGCTGCACGTCGAGCCGGAGCGAGCGGTTTTCCAGCACCGTGCGCAGCAACGGGCGCATCTTGGCCAGCAACGTCGCGGTCCGCTCGGGGAGCTGACTCCCGCGCACGAGGATGTCGTTGGCGCCAGCTTCGACCAGCGCATGGGCCACCGCCACGGTGCCGGCCTCGGCGGTCACCACGATCGGAACGCGCGTGTCCCGGGCGCGGATGGAGGCCAGGAGGTCGAGCCCACCCGCGTGCCCATCCCCGGCTTCGGCGT belongs to Sandaracinaceae bacterium and includes:
- a CDS encoding sigma 54-interacting transcriptional regulator, with product MRPLLRTVLENRSLRLDVQRRFAIVGESPPVLAMVARIAKVAPIPRPVLVLGERGTGKELVAKALHDASGRSGPFVAVNCACFTDELLEAELFGHERGAFTGAHKPSLGKFELANQGTLFLDEIGHMSLPFQRKILRAVEYGTFLRVGGQAERSVSVRVVAATNADLRARMGDGTFLPDLYDRLAFEVIHVPPLRERPGDIDVLARHFFERFMSEVPAFHGKVLTEDGLEALRHYAFPGNVRELRTVIERAVYRDTTHALTAEDIGELGPPRSTTAGSFRQRVEELERALIHEAMTAAHGNGAEAARALGLAYHQLRYYLRKYPLA